Proteins from one Desulfonema limicola genomic window:
- a CDS encoding HAD family hydrolase — MITVKVPGYKILQIKYLVLDFNGTLALDGKILPGVKEILNTLAQDIEIHVLTADTFGQAQSQLKDVCCKPLIIPLENQDMAKLNFVKNLGTDYTACIGNGQNDHLMLKESALGIAVILKESAAVLTVMSADIVCTSILSALELFTNPLRLTATLRL, encoded by the coding sequence ATGATTACAGTAAAGGTGCCTGGATATAAAATTTTACAAATAAAATATCTTGTTTTGGATTTTAACGGAACCCTTGCACTTGACGGCAAAATCCTGCCAGGGGTAAAAGAAATCTTAAATACCCTGGCACAAGATATTGAAATACATGTATTAACAGCAGATACATTTGGACAAGCTCAATCACAGCTTAAAGATGTCTGCTGTAAACCTTTAATCATTCCCCTTGAAAATCAGGATATGGCAAAACTTAATTTTGTTAAAAACCTGGGAACTGATTATACTGCATGTATAGGCAACGGCCAGAATGATCATCTGATGTTAAAAGAATCTGCACTGGGTATTGCCGTGATATTAAAAGAAAGTGCAGCAGTTTTGACTGTTATGTCTGCTGATATTGTATGTACCAGTATATTGTCAGCACTGGAACTTTTTACAAATCCCCTTCGCCTGACTGCAACCCTGCGGCTTTAG
- a CDS encoding DUF3141 domain-containing protein produces MNQEKSLDSLRLVRDFNEYWTDALQRTVLFTDILRKRGNDYLDNTQKGLPPILTFDYEVILDGRSLDRPVNHDLVRIIPKKGILVDPGRRPVVIIDPRAGHGPGIGGSKRDSEIGMAMKKGHPVYFILFYPDPEKGQTYEDVKAAQIRFIEEVKARHPDAEDPAIIGNCQAGWAVALLSAERPDVTGPIVFNGSPLSYWAGVDGKNPMRYKGGLFGGIWLTSMLCDLGNGKFDGANLVMNFEGLNPANTYWTKQYNVWANVDKEEERYLNFEKWWNSYFMMNTEEIHFILKNLFVGNKLEQGRVAVSHGKTIDLKNLEDPVMVFASQGDNITPPQQALNWIAKVYENVDEIRRCQQVIVYRIHEDIGHLGIFVSGKVAQKEHKEIIDNMQNLEFLPPGLYEMLIEDSEKVIEEGDQKLSIPDYNVRFIEREISDILAMDDGFENEEEFETVLNVSDLNELIYQTFLSPWIKLTATPYLAEILKQLHPMRVSRYGFSDKNPLILPFKIFSPVVKQNRKPVSPENLFLNAEKALSNNIITALNCYRDIRDNTQEFMFKSIYGSPFMKMFFSQPLKDKADLESGSKKECKAAGSVDEDKARWIDAMEKGGITEGLVRAMISMIGADHIFDEREFKYASSFIRKDERFKNISLEDLKQITREQSRILQTDETKALNALSVLLPKREDRELAYELAQKIAHADLHLADEEKVLLNKMKKILKIR; encoded by the coding sequence ATGAACCAAGAAAAAAGTTTGGACTCTTTAAGGCTGGTACGGGATTTTAATGAATACTGGACTGATGCCTTGCAGAGGACAGTTTTGTTTACAGATATTCTCAGGAAAAGGGGAAACGATTACCTTGACAATACTCAAAAAGGATTACCCCCGATTTTAACCTTTGATTATGAAGTTATACTTGACGGAAGGTCCCTTGACCGGCCTGTGAATCACGATCTTGTCAGAATTATTCCTAAAAAAGGAATTCTTGTGGATCCAGGACGGCGGCCCGTGGTTATTATTGATCCCAGGGCAGGCCACGGCCCTGGAATCGGGGGATCAAAAAGGGATTCTGAGATTGGCATGGCTATGAAAAAAGGGCATCCTGTATATTTTATACTTTTTTATCCTGATCCTGAAAAAGGCCAGACCTATGAGGATGTTAAAGCTGCACAGATCAGGTTTATAGAAGAGGTAAAAGCACGGCATCCTGATGCTGAAGATCCTGCAATTATAGGTAATTGTCAAGCAGGATGGGCTGTGGCCCTGCTTTCTGCGGAACGGCCTGATGTTACCGGCCCTATTGTTTTTAATGGCTCTCCTCTTTCATACTGGGCAGGGGTTGATGGTAAAAATCCAATGCGTTACAAGGGAGGGCTGTTTGGGGGCATATGGCTTACATCCATGCTTTGCGATCTGGGCAATGGCAAGTTTGACGGTGCTAACCTGGTCATGAATTTTGAAGGTCTTAACCCTGCTAATACATACTGGACAAAGCAGTATAATGTATGGGCTAATGTGGATAAAGAAGAGGAAAGATACCTGAATTTTGAAAAATGGTGGAACAGCTATTTTATGATGAATACAGAGGAGATTCATTTTATACTTAAAAATCTCTTTGTAGGCAACAAGCTGGAACAGGGACGTGTTGCTGTGAGTCATGGCAAAACAATAGATTTGAAAAATCTTGAAGATCCTGTAATGGTTTTTGCTTCACAAGGCGATAATATAACCCCGCCCCAGCAGGCTTTGAACTGGATTGCAAAGGTTTACGAAAATGTTGACGAAATCAGGCGGTGCCAGCAGGTAATTGTTTACCGTATTCATGAAGACATAGGACATCTGGGCATATTTGTTTCCGGTAAGGTGGCTCAAAAGGAACATAAAGAAATTATTGATAATATGCAAAACCTGGAATTTTTGCCCCCTGGTCTTTATGAAATGCTTATTGAAGATAGTGAAAAGGTTATAGAAGAAGGAGATCAAAAGCTGTCTATCCCTGATTATAATGTCCGTTTTATAGAAAGGGAGATTTCAGATATACTGGCAATGGATGATGGATTTGAAAATGAAGAGGAATTTGAGACTGTATTGAATGTGTCTGATTTAAATGAGCTGATATATCAGACCTTTTTAAGCCCCTGGATCAAATTGACGGCAACTCCTTATTTGGCAGAAATTTTAAAACAGCTTCATCCCATGCGGGTTTCACGATATGGATTTTCAGATAAAAATCCTTTGATACTGCCTTTTAAAATCTTCTCACCTGTTGTGAAACAAAACAGAAAACCTGTTTCTCCAGAAAACCTGTTTTTGAATGCTGAAAAAGCTTTGTCAAATAATATCATTACAGCTCTTAACTGCTATCGTGATATCAGGGATAATACTCAGGAGTTTATGTTCAAATCCATATACGGCAGTCCTTTTATGAAAATGTTTTTTTCACAGCCCTTGAAAGATAAGGCAGATTTGGAATCAGGTTCAAAAAAAGAATGTAAGGCTGCCGGTTCTGTAGATGAAGATAAGGCTCGGTGGATAGATGCCATGGAAAAAGGCGGAATTACTGAAGGTCTGGTCAGGGCTATGATCTCAATGATAGGTGCTGATCATATTTTTGACGAACGTGAATTTAAATATGCCAGCTCATTTATTAGAAAGGATGAAAGGTTCAAGAATATCAGCCTGGAAGATCTCAAACAGATAACCAGGGAACAGTCGCGCATTCTGCAAACAGATGAAACAAAGGCATTGAATGCGCTTTCAGTACTTCTTCCTAAAAGAGAGGACCGCGAGCTGGCTTATGAGCTTGCTCAAAAAATAGCACATGCAGACCTGCATCTGGCAGATGAGGAAAAAGTGCTTTTAAATAAGATGAAAAAAATATTAAAAATCAGGTAA
- a CDS encoding SDR family oxidoreductase, whose translation MENPNNKILVTGATGYVGGRLIPRLLEKGYKVRAMGRSIDKMSCRPWAFDSNLELVQGDMLDLDSVKKAAKGCRVIFYLVHSMIAKGDKYADSDRVSAENMVIAASDAGAKQIIYLGGLGDVRHENISRHLVSRHEVGQILKSGAVPATVLNAAMILGSGSASFEILRYLVERLPVMLTPKWVHTPSQPIAVDNVLGYLTGCVEHKETIGKTYDIGGPDVLNYRDLIQIFAQEAGLVPRKVIPVPVLTPHLSALWIHLVTPVPSSIAIPLTQGLSVPTICRENSIQAVIPQKLLTCRQAIALALEHSVKNTVESCWSDAGEMRPPEWASCGDAVWAGGTILECGYRARILADAQTVWKPVRRIGGQTGYYSGDFLWIIRGMIDRMVGGAGLRRGRRDPEHLRPGDALDFWRVLKAEPPGRLVLLAEMKLPGEALLEISVIPVSKDVTELQLLSRFLPKGLLGILYWYILYPFHQLIFRGMLDKMAKAAGKKLISKPERFTPKLYDTCTLPYENEDHNIRH comes from the coding sequence ATGGAAAATCCAAACAATAAAATACTTGTAACAGGTGCAACTGGTTATGTTGGAGGCCGTCTTATTCCCCGGCTTCTTGAAAAAGGTTACAAAGTCAGGGCTATGGGACGCTCTATTGATAAAATGTCCTGCAGGCCCTGGGCTTTTGATTCTAATCTTGAGCTTGTTCAAGGTGATATGCTTGATCTTGATTCTGTAAAAAAAGCTGCAAAAGGATGCCGGGTTATTTTTTACCTGGTTCATTCCATGATTGCCAAAGGTGATAAATATGCTGATTCAGACCGGGTGTCAGCTGAAAATATGGTTATTGCAGCTTCTGACGCAGGAGCAAAGCAGATTATATATCTTGGAGGACTGGGAGATGTGAGACATGAAAATATAAGCAGGCATCTTGTTTCACGCCATGAAGTAGGCCAGATCCTTAAATCAGGGGCTGTGCCTGCAACTGTTTTAAATGCTGCCATGATCCTGGGTTCAGGCAGTGCCAGTTTTGAGATTTTACGTTACCTTGTGGAAAGACTGCCTGTTATGCTCACCCCCAAATGGGTTCATACTCCTTCCCAGCCCATTGCTGTTGATAATGTTTTAGGTTATCTGACAGGCTGTGTTGAGCATAAGGAGACCATAGGAAAAACCTATGATATTGGGGGGCCTGATGTTTTAAATTACAGGGATTTGATTCAGATTTTTGCACAGGAGGCAGGGCTTGTCCCAAGAAAGGTTATTCCTGTTCCTGTCTTAACTCCTCATTTAAGTGCCTTGTGGATTCATCTGGTAACCCCGGTTCCTTCATCCATTGCCATTCCTCTTACTCAGGGTTTGAGCGTGCCGACAATATGCAGGGAAAACAGCATTCAGGCAGTTATTCCTCAAAAACTGCTCACATGCAGGCAGGCCATTGCTTTGGCTTTGGAACACAGTGTAAAAAATACTGTGGAATCCTGCTGGTCAGATGCAGGGGAAATGCGTCCTCCTGAATGGGCATCCTGCGGAGATGCTGTCTGGGCAGGAGGAACAATCCTGGAGTGCGGTTATCGTGCCAGGATATTAGCTGATGCCCAGACAGTATGGAAACCTGTCAGGCGTATTGGCGGGCAGACTGGTTATTATTCAGGTGATTTTCTATGGATAATCCGCGGCATGATTGACCGTATGGTCGGAGGTGCAGGTCTGCGAAGGGGAAGGCGCGACCCTGAACATCTGCGGCCTGGTGATGCACTGGATTTCTGGCGGGTTTTAAAAGCAGAACCACCAGGCAGGCTGGTGCTTCTTGCTGAAATGAAGCTTCCTGGTGAAGCTCTTTTAGAGATTAGCGTAATACCTGTTTCAAAAGATGTAACCGAACTTCAGCTTCTTTCCAGGTTTTTGCCAAAAGGACTTTTGGGTATCTTATACTGGTATATTCTTTATCCTTTTCATCAGCTTATTTTCAGGGGAATGCTGGATAAAATGGCAAAAGCTGCTGGAAAAAAACTGATTTCAAAACCAGAGAGATTTACACCCAAGCTTTATGATACCTGCACCCTGCCTTATGAAAATGAAGATCATAATATCAGACATTAA
- a CDS encoding class I SAM-dependent methyltransferase — protein MDIINENSIVDLKFHLKWKSREAVHSDCYNGTGMNMWRDWMPEKLRNSLIGRSPGDQINMTFSSGEFLDDFSNKKHFKIKSRQFNQETDNNSIIKPQKGRFYPKGLLQGVTGIFKANKEPFRCVDINNGFIDVDFNKPLAGYNLELKASIGNVKEKISDKGGESIDWVSLLTTGPGMQARWQKSSTDFFSDSPFMRQDETPDNIFYQKPRFVHHLDDKAREMVRNIHALSLKDDMKILDLMSSWVTHLPENIRPKKVSGLGMNEAELKKNPDLDDYIVHDLNLDPVLPYDSESFDAVICTGSIEYLIHPFEVFKEAARVLRPQGRFIVTFSNRWFPPKAVRIWEQLHEFERMGLAAEYFLGIEDFENLHTYSIRGLPRPVSDKYFSQLFYSDPVYGVWAHKKG, from the coding sequence ATGGATATTATTAATGAAAACAGTATTGTTGATCTTAAATTTCATTTAAAATGGAAAAGCCGTGAAGCTGTTCATTCTGATTGTTATAATGGAACAGGGATGAATATGTGGCGGGACTGGATGCCGGAAAAGCTTAGGAATAGCCTTATTGGCAGGTCGCCTGGAGATCAGATAAACATGACTTTTTCGTCAGGTGAATTTCTTGACGATTTTTCCAATAAAAAACATTTTAAGATTAAAAGCAGACAGTTTAACCAGGAAACAGATAATAACAGTATTATTAAGCCCCAAAAAGGCAGATTTTATCCAAAAGGTCTTTTGCAGGGGGTTACAGGGATATTTAAAGCCAATAAAGAGCCTTTTAGATGTGTTGATATAAATAATGGTTTTATTGATGTTGATTTTAACAAACCTCTTGCAGGCTATAACCTGGAACTTAAAGCCAGTATTGGAAATGTAAAAGAAAAAATTTCTGACAAAGGAGGTGAAAGCATAGACTGGGTGTCTTTGCTGACTACAGGCCCTGGTATGCAGGCCAGGTGGCAGAAATCTTCCACAGATTTTTTTTCTGATTCGCCTTTTATGCGTCAGGATGAAACCCCTGACAATATCTTTTACCAAAAACCAAGATTTGTGCATCATCTTGATGATAAAGCCAGGGAAATGGTGCGTAATATTCATGCACTATCTTTAAAGGATGATATGAAGATTTTGGATCTTATGAGCAGCTGGGTAACTCATCTTCCCGAAAATATCAGGCCCAAAAAGGTATCAGGGCTTGGTATGAATGAGGCTGAATTAAAAAAGAATCCTGATCTTGACGATTATATTGTTCATGATCTTAATCTTGACCCGGTGCTGCCTTATGATTCTGAAAGCTTTGATGCTGTAATCTGTACCGGCTCAATTGAATACCTGATTCATCCTTTTGAGGTTTTTAAAGAAGCAGCAAGGGTTTTGCGGCCTCAGGGCAGATTTATTGTTACTTTTTCCAACCGCTGGTTTCCTCCAAAAGCAGTCCGTATATGGGAACAATTGCATGAATTTGAACGCATGGGGCTTGCAGCAGAATATTTTCTGGGTATTGAAGATTTTGAAAATCTCCATACTTATTCCATAAGAGGACTTCCCAGGCCTGTTTCAGATAAATATTTTTCTCAATTATTTTACTCTGACCCGGTTTATGGAGTCTGGGCACATAAAAAAGGATAA
- a CDS encoding Uma2 family endonuclease, with the protein MAKIIPYSKDEITYPESDGRPMADNTKQFSWIVKIKEGLEVMFADRPDVFVAGDLLWYPVKGDNKKRAAPDAMVVFGRPKGHRGAYIQYKEEDIAPQVVFEVLSPGNTKAEMKKKLGFYRQYGVEEYYIYDPDNITFEGWLRTSGKLLKIKKIQGWTSPRLGIRFELTDEELFIYRPDGQKFLSFVETEEKAVKAQKQAEKAEALANQEKKRAEMLAEKLIKLGISLDDL; encoded by the coding sequence GTGGCAAAAATTATCCCATACAGCAAAGATGAGATAACATACCCTGAAAGCGACGGCAGGCCAATGGCAGATAATACAAAGCAGTTTAGCTGGATTGTAAAGATCAAGGAAGGTCTGGAGGTGATGTTTGCAGACAGACCAGATGTTTTTGTTGCCGGAGACCTGCTCTGGTATCCGGTCAAAGGGGATAATAAAAAAAGAGCAGCTCCTGATGCAATGGTGGTATTTGGAAGACCAAAGGGACACCGGGGAGCATACATTCAATATAAAGAGGAAGATATTGCCCCCCAGGTAGTTTTTGAGGTGCTGTCACCTGGAAATACAAAAGCAGAAATGAAAAAAAAGCTGGGATTTTACAGGCAATATGGTGTTGAAGAATATTATATTTATGATCCTGATAATATCACCTTTGAAGGCTGGCTTCGTACCAGCGGGAAACTTTTGAAAATTAAAAAAATTCAGGGATGGACAAGCCCCCGCTTAGGTATCAGATTTGAGCTTACGGATGAGGAACTTTTTATATATCGGCCTGATGGTCAGAAGTTTTTAAGTTTTGTTGAGACAGAAGAAAAAGCGGTCAAAGCTCAAAAACAGGCTGAAAAGGCTGAAGCACTTGCAAATCAGGAGAAAAAGAGAGCAGAAATGCTGGCAGAAAAATTAATAAAACTTGGAATATCTCTTGATGATTTATGA